Genomic window (Brachyspira hampsonii):
TTTGCTTCTGCTTCTTTTATAATTCTGTCAGCTTCGCTTTTAGCATTTGAGATTATTTCATCAGCTTTTTTGTTGGATTTTTCAACACCATCTTGATATATGCGTTCAAGAAGGGAGTCTAATTTTTTCTCTTCAGCCATAATAACTCCTTGACTTTTTTATAAATTGATTTATAGAAATTTTAAAATTTTCTCCAAAAACACTATCTTTATAGTCTATCAGTATTTTGAAAAAAAGCAAGCAAAATAAATATAAATATACCATAATATATAATTCTTAATATATAGGATATATAGGTACTATTTTTTAGTTAAAGTACATTTATAAACATATTTTAATGATAACTAATAATAAAATAGCACTATAAATAATATTAAAAACTATTATTAAAGTTTAAACATACCAATAGTATAATTTTATTAAAATTATACTATTATATTATTACCTATTTTATACAAAATTTTTTTAAGAATTTATAAAAAAATTAATTTTTTTTAATACAAATATTTCAAATATATAAAATATTTCTAAAACCAAATACAAGACTATTTTAAAATAACAAATCATCAAAAATATTAAAACTCAATTATAAATACTTAGTATATTATTTATAATTTTTATAATAAATTTATTAAAAAAATAAAAATTTATTCTCAAATACTACAAAAACAGTATTATATAAGAATTATTTTATAATATTTAAGCAACACTATAAAGTTTAATTATCACTTAAAATAATATATATTAATATATATTGTATAAAACACATATAAAAATAACTACATAAGTATATCAAACTGTTCAAATTCAATACTCTATATATAATTGTATATATAAAAAAGTTCTATCACTTTATTAATCTGAGATTAGCATTATAAAAAACTTGGAAAAACTGAGAAAATATAATAATATTATAATACATTATTTACTATTTTTTTGTGTTTTTAGTTTTAATATCAAAGAAAAAGTTATTTTTTATCATATTATATCTTATTATATTATGTTTATGATTTGATTTTTAATAAAAAATATATTATATTTTACTTAAAGATTATTAGTAGGAGGATTTTAGAGAATGGAATTTAATTTGTCTAAAACACATCAACTTTTCAGACAAATGATCAGAGAATTTGCTGAAAAAGAAGTAAAACCTTTAGCTGCAGAAGTTGACGAGGAAGAAAGATTCCCTGTTGAAACTGTAAAAAAAATGGCTGAAATAGGACTTATGGGAATACCTATTCCTAAAGAATACGGCGGAGCAGGCGGAGATAACATAATGTATGCTATGGCTGTTGAAGAATTATCAAGAGTTTGCGGTACTACAGGTGTTATTCTTTCTGCTCACACTTCTCTTGGAACTTGGCCTATATTACAATTCGGTACTGATGCTCAAAAACAAAAATATATCCCTAAACTAGCTAGCGGAGAATGGTTAGGTGCATTCGGACTTACTGAACCAAATGCTGGTACTGATGCTGCAGGTCAGCAAACAACTGCTGTATTAGATGAAGCTACTCAAGAATGGGTTCTTAATGGTTCAAAAATATTCATCACAAACTCTGGATATGCAAATGTATATGTTATATTTGCTATGACTGATAAATCTAAAGGATTAAAAGGTATTTCTGCTTTCATCGTAGAATCAACTGCTCCTGGATTTTCTATAGGTAAAAAAGAAAAAAAATTAGGTATTAGAGGTTCTGCTACTTGCGAATTAATATTTGAAAATGCAAGAATACCAAAAGACAATCTATTAGGAGAATTAGGCAAAGGATTTAAAATTGCTATGATGACGCTTGACGGAGGAAGAATAGGTATTGCTTCTCAGGCATTGGGTATTGCTCAAGGTGCTCTTGATGAAACTGTAGCTTATGTAAAAGAAAGAAAACAGTTCGGAAGAACTATAGCTAATTTCCAAAACACTCAATTCCAATTAGCTAACCTTGAAGTAAAAGTAGAAGCTTCAAGACTTCTGGTGTACAAAGCAGCTTGGAGAGAAAGCAATCATCTTCCATATTCTGTAGATGCAGCAAGAGCTAAACTATTCGCAGCTGAAACTGCAATGGAAGTTACAACTAAAGCTGTTCAGCTTCATGGCGGATACGGATATACTAGAGAATATCCTGTTGAAAGAATGATGAGAGACGCTAAGATTACAGAAATCTATGAAGGTACTTCAGAAGTTCAAAGAATGGTAATAGCAGGAAGCCTTTTAAAATAAGATAATTAGTTTAGTAAATAAAATATTTATGGAGGAATAGAAATGAAAATAGTAGTTTGTGTAAAACAGGTTCCAGATACAACTGAAATTAGACTAGACCCTGTTAAAGGTACATTAATAAGAGATGGTGTTCCTAGTATAATGAACCCTGACGATAAAGGCGGATTAGAAGAAGCTTTAAAATTAAAAGATAAATATGGTGCTCATGTTACAGTAATAACAATGGGGCCTCCTCAAGCTGAAGCTATATTAAGAGAGGCTCTTGCTATGGGAGCAGACAGAGCTATTCTTATAACTGATAGAAAATTCGGCGGTGCTGATACTTTAGCTACTTCTAATACATTAGCAGCTGCTTTAAGAACTTTAGAATATGATCTTATTATCTCTGGAAGACAAGCTATAGACGGTGATACTGCTCAAGTTGGTCCGCAAACAGCTGAACACCTAGAAATACCTCAGATTTCTTATGCTAAAGAAATACAATATAATGAAGCTGATAAATCATTAACTGTAAAAAGAATGGTAGAAGACGGATACTATTTGTTAAATGTTCAATTACCTGCTCTAATTACTGTATTATCAGAAGCTAACAGCCCTAGATATATGAGAGTTAAAGGAATAGTAGAGGCTTATGATAAAGAAGTTGAAATATGGTCTTCTGAAACTATAAAAATTGATCCTTCATTAATAGGACTTCCTGGATCTCCTACTAAAGTAAAAAAATCATTTACTAAAGGAGCTAAACAAGCTGGTAAAGTATTTGAAGTTGATACTAAAGAAGCTGTTAATATCATAATTGAAAAATTAAAAGAAAAATTTGTTATTTAATTTTAATTAACAAAGAACCTTAGAAAAAGGAGATAGATAATGAATTTAAGTGATTATAAAGGAATATTAGTATTTGCAGAGCAAAGAGACGGTGTAATTCAAAACGTAGGTTTAGAATTAATCGGAGAAGCAAAAAAACTTGCTGTTAAATTAAATTCACCTGTAACAGTGGCTTTAATAGGATATAAAGTAGAAGGTTTAGCTCAAACTTTGGTTGAATATGGTGCTGATAAAGTAGTAATTGTTGACAATGAACTTTTAAAACAGTACGATACTGAAGCTTATGCTCAGGCATTATCAGCAATAATAAATGCTAAAAAACCGGAAATAGTATTATTAGGTGCAACTACTTTAGGAAGAGACTTAGCTCCTAGAGTATCTTCAAGACTTGCTACAGGTCTTACTGCTGACTGTACAAAATTAGAAATAGATGATGAAACTAAAGTATTCGGAATGACTAGACCTGCATTCGGCGGTAACTTGATGGCTACTATTGTATGTCCAGATCATAGACCGCAAATGGCTACTGTAAGACCTGGGGTTATGCAGAAATTACCTAAAGAAGAAGGAAAAAAAGGTGAAGTTGAAGTATTACCTTTAACAATAGACGCTTCTAAAATGAAAGTTAAAATCTTAGATATAGTAAAAGAAACTTCTAAAAAAATTGATATTACAGAAGCTAAGATATTGGTATCTGGCGGTAGAGGTGTAGGTTCTAAAGAAAACTTCAAGAATCTTGAAGCTGTAGCTTCTAAAATCGGTGCAACAGTTTCCGGTTCAAGAGCTGCTGTAGATGCTGGATATATAGAGCAGGCTAGACAAGTAGGTCAAACAGGTAAAACAGTAAGACCTAATATATACTTCGCTTGCGGTATCTCTGGAGCTATTCAGCACATGGCTGGTATGGAAGAATCAGAATACATCATTGCTATAAACAAAGATAAAGATGCTCCTATGTTTGGAATAGCTGATTTAGGTATAGTAGGTGATGTGAATAAAGTGCTTCCTCTATTAGCTGAAGAATTAGCAAAAGCAATAGAAGCTAAAAAAGCTAAGTAAGTAAATAAGTTAGATTATTATTTATTTTATTAAAAATAGAGCCAATGGATAAAATCGATTATCTATTGGCTCTATAATTATATATAGATTTTATTTTTTGTTAAATATTCTATTATTAAAAAAATGCATAGTATAAATATATTTTTAATTAAATCATTATTTATATACGATAATGTATAAAAAATTAATAAGGAATAATTCATGAAAAAAGATGATCATATATCAAAAATACTTATATCAGAAGAAGATATAAATAATAAAGTTAAAGAATTAGCAGAAGAAATCTCTAATGATCTTAAAAATAAAGAAAATATACCATGCATTATAGGACTTTTAAAAGGTTCATTTATATTTATTGCTGATTTATCAAGATATATTGATGTACCTGTAGAGATTGATTTTATGATAGTATCAAGTTATGGAAACAATAAAATAGGTTCTGAAATTAAAATACTTAAAGATGTTGATATACCTCTAACCGGAAGAGATGTTATCATAGTAGAAGATATCATAGACACAGGATATACTTTAGAGAAAATATGCGAAGTATTAAAAACTAGAAATCCAGCCTCCCTTAAAATATGCACACTTCTAAACAAGCCTTCAAGAAGAAAAGTTGACATCAAAATAGACTATAATGGTTTTGATATAGAAGATGAGTTTGTAGTAGGTTACGGAATTGACTATGCTCAGAAATATAGAAATCTTCCGTACATTGGAGTAGTTGAATAACCGCACGCATAATAAAACTAAAAATATAAACTTATTTGAAATTCAAATTTCATTATATTATAAATTTTGCTTACCGTGCGTTAAATAAATTTTAAATATAATAAAAACTTGGGTGGGTGCTAATAGATGTTATTTGAATCACAAAACAGTATCAAACTAAAATCCAAAGTAAAATAACAAACTCTAAAGGGTGGGGAATGAGAATAATTTTTTTTGCTTTATCCTAATTCCCACCCTATAGGCTTTTTAATTTATTTTCAGATTTAAATTTTTTACTTCTTCATAATCTAATTATAATTTTTTAGATGCCCACCCTAGTGTTATTTAAATTTGATGTATAATTACCGCACGCATAATGAAACTAAAAATATAAACTTATTTAAATTCAAATTTTTTATTATATTATAAATTTTGCTTACCGTGCGTTAAATAAATTTTAAATATAATAAAAACTTGGCGGGGACTAAATAAATCTCAAAACTAAATTATTAAAAATATAATATTAATAAAAATTAAATACCTAACTAATTATTTAACTAGTTAGGTATTTTTATATTAACTAAATTTCTATATTATTAATTTTATAAAAATAAAAAATTATTGTTGTTGTTTTGTAACATATTGTTTTGGGTCTTCAGGATATAACACATTTGAAATTTCTGCTGCAGTTTCTGAAGTGAATTTTATCTGTATTTTGTATGTAGTACCTTCTATAATAATTGTAACAATATATGTATCTCCGCTTCCTTCTACCTGAGTTGTTGCATCTTGTCCAAAAACTAGACTTCCGTCACTGTTAACAATAAAAGCTGTACTACTGTCGCTGTCTGTATAAACCCAAGTACCGGCATATTTAGAATCTATTTTAGCATTACCGCCTGAACCTGTTTTATCCTTATTAGAACAGTTTACAGATAAGATACCTGCTAAAAATAAAGTAAAAAGAATGGAAAATAGTTTTTTGTTCATATTAGAACTCCTTGTGTAAATTATAATTTTTATAAAAAACATTGTTTAAAATGCTTTTATCATAGCAAAAAAATATTCTCAAAAAA
Coding sequences:
- a CDS encoding acyl-CoA dehydrogenase, with product MEFNLSKTHQLFRQMIREFAEKEVKPLAAEVDEEERFPVETVKKMAEIGLMGIPIPKEYGGAGGDNIMYAMAVEELSRVCGTTGVILSAHTSLGTWPILQFGTDAQKQKYIPKLASGEWLGAFGLTEPNAGTDAAGQQTTAVLDEATQEWVLNGSKIFITNSGYANVYVIFAMTDKSKGLKGISAFIVESTAPGFSIGKKEKKLGIRGSATCELIFENARIPKDNLLGELGKGFKIAMMTLDGGRIGIASQALGIAQGALDETVAYVKERKQFGRTIANFQNTQFQLANLEVKVEASRLLVYKAAWRESNHLPYSVDAARAKLFAAETAMEVTTKAVQLHGGYGYTREYPVERMMRDAKITEIYEGTSEVQRMVIAGSLLK
- a CDS encoding electron transfer flavoprotein subunit beta/FixA family protein is translated as MKIVVCVKQVPDTTEIRLDPVKGTLIRDGVPSIMNPDDKGGLEEALKLKDKYGAHVTVITMGPPQAEAILREALAMGADRAILITDRKFGGADTLATSNTLAAALRTLEYDLIISGRQAIDGDTAQVGPQTAEHLEIPQISYAKEIQYNEADKSLTVKRMVEDGYYLLNVQLPALITVLSEANSPRYMRVKGIVEAYDKEVEIWSSETIKIDPSLIGLPGSPTKVKKSFTKGAKQAGKVFEVDTKEAVNIIIEKLKEKFVI
- a CDS encoding electron transfer flavoprotein subunit alpha/FixB family protein; this translates as MNLSDYKGILVFAEQRDGVIQNVGLELIGEAKKLAVKLNSPVTVALIGYKVEGLAQTLVEYGADKVVIVDNELLKQYDTEAYAQALSAIINAKKPEIVLLGATTLGRDLAPRVSSRLATGLTADCTKLEIDDETKVFGMTRPAFGGNLMATIVCPDHRPQMATVRPGVMQKLPKEEGKKGEVEVLPLTIDASKMKVKILDIVKETSKKIDITEAKILVSGGRGVGSKENFKNLEAVASKIGATVSGSRAAVDAGYIEQARQVGQTGKTVRPNIYFACGISGAIQHMAGMEESEYIIAINKDKDAPMFGIADLGIVGDVNKVLPLLAEELAKAIEAKKAK
- the hpt gene encoding hypoxanthine phosphoribosyltransferase; this translates as MKKDDHISKILISEEDINNKVKELAEEISNDLKNKENIPCIIGLLKGSFIFIADLSRYIDVPVEIDFMIVSSYGNNKIGSEIKILKDVDIPLTGRDVIIVEDIIDTGYTLEKICEVLKTRNPASLKICTLLNKPSRRKVDIKIDYNGFDIEDEFVVGYGIDYAQKYRNLPYIGVVE